The segment ATAAACTTGTAATGTATGAAGGTTTTTTTTATGCATTTTTTACAATTGTTATAGTATTAGTCATGGGATCAATATTTTCATGTGTAGTAATAAAAAAGGTTATGGAAACATTGTGGTTTTGTAGTTATAAATTTGTTATATTGCCGCTTTTAATAGCATCTCCATTATTAATTGTAATTTCTTTAGTAATTCCTTTTATAATATATAGATACTCCAATAATCAAACTATAGTTGAGAGGCTTCAAGAATTAGAGTAGTAATGGAAATTATAGTATAATGTATTTAAAATGGTGGTGATACAGTGAAAAAAATATTAATTGTTGAAGATGATAAACTTTTAAATAAAGGAGTTAAATTTGCTTTAGAAATAGAAGGATACACTATCTTAGATACATATAATTATGAAGAGGGATATAAAGCGTTTTTAAAAGACAAGGTTGATTTAGTTTTGCTTGATATTAATCTTCCAGATGAGAGTGGAAGCAAGCTATGCATGGAAATACGAAAAAATTCTGAAATTCCTATTATTTTTATTACAGCTAAGGATACAGAAAGTGATATTATTGATGGCTTTAAGCTTGGATGTGATGATTATATTTCAAAACCTTTTTCTATTGAAGTGTTGAAGCAAAGAATAAAGGCTGTCCTTAGACGTACCAATTTAGTAGAGAATACAGTATTTGTTTATGAAGATATAACAATAAATTTTAATAAGATGGATGTAAAAAAGGATGGTATATCAATAAAGTTAACAGCTAAGGAATATAGACTTCTTGAATTACTTGTAAAGAATAGTGGACAAGTACTAACGAGGAGAACCATACTTGAAAAACTCTGGGATACTGATGGAAATTTTGTAGATGAGAATGCTTTAAATGTTAACATAAGAAGACTAAGAAAAAAGATAGAAGACGATTCTAAAAATCCAAAATACATTATAACAGTGTTTAGTATAGGATATACTTGGGGAAAAACATCATGAGTTTAAATATTAAAACTAAACTTAAAGTTATATTTTCTATGTTTATTAGTACATGCTTAGGCTTTGATTTATATATTTTATTCAAATATAAGAATATTACTTTGGCTATAGAAGTTGCAGTGTTTTCTGCCATCTTAGTATTAATAAAGCTCTTATATTTATATACAATAAAAAAATATGGACAACAACTTTTATCTCAATTATAT is part of the Clostridium botulinum genome and harbors:
- a CDS encoding response regulator transcription factor gives rise to the protein MKKILIVEDDKLLNKGVKFALEIEGYTILDTYNYEEGYKAFLKDKVDLVLLDINLPDESGSKLCMEIRKNSEIPIIFITAKDTESDIIDGFKLGCDDYISKPFSIEVLKQRIKAVLRRTNLVENTVFVYEDITINFNKMDVKKDGISIKLTAKEYRLLELLVKNSGQVLTRRTILEKLWDTDGNFVDENALNVNIRRLRKKIEDDSKNPKYIITVFSIGYTWGKTS